The sequence TCTTACTGTATCGAATAACATATAAAAACTCATTTGTATACTTTTCCATATGTattcaaaatacataaaatgTATCAAATAATCtcataaaaatagataaaattaaaatctataaatttttaactaatatataagattatgaaataaatttttctttccttctttcaatagaaatatttttaagaatataagttcaaaaatggatttttttcttcaaattaataactctataaattaataaattgtcATAATtgcaatattattaatttatatagttatattaaCATCTATTTCCAGATAACAACAcagtatatatatgaattatattttttattttaaatatatttttcaaattttggacaattcttataattattaattttaatcacttatcgaatcaaaataatttaaattcattttttgtaggtaatgtatatattttattcattaaggtataaacgatattaaacatttaatttttaacgtgagagcttgaatttatatatgtttaagttTTCTATggaacatatatttaaattgtaTGTATAActcattataattatttaattcatTTATGTAGAACTAGGTGTTTCGTCCGTGCATGCGggcattaaatattttttaattacttattaatacatttttaccaattaaaatactataatgataatttattatttacatttttaaccaattactatttatgttttcattccaagattcttaaatataattttttttttgaaaatttctttgtatactatattcattattaataGATTAAATCTTAAAATCACTCAAATCCTCTTttgattatataaattaataattttacttcatttatatttagttatagtCATGTGtattctgtttttttaatttttaactttgaGAGCACTTTATTGGGCAGTTGAAAGTTGAGTAACATGCGCATTATCTTCGAATGTTCGGTATTGGAAGTGAAAGATTTTCTCTCTTATCCCCATCGTTTCCCTGAGCTCCAATCATTAGCTTCAAGCATCATGCTCCGTCTGCAGTCCTTTGAGTCTTGGTCACTCTGCTTCATATTGCAAGAGCAGAATATAATAGCTACTGAAATTGCGATGAGTGTCATCCATGGACATCGTTACCACTCTTACATTGCGCAGCATGGGGCAGCTTGGCTTCAGAACCACATTGACATAGAAGCTGCCAATGCTTAATAGATCGGTGCATATCTTTCCATTTGCCTCCGTTGGAAGCTATGTTGATAGCTCTGGGGTCATTGGTTCTATCTCCCCTTCGGTGGTCTAACCTTTTAAATCTATGCGGTACCTACTGGCTACTGGTATCTGCTcttgttgttatttttttatgtctttccatagtttttggttttatttggaACCAATCGTGAGATCATGTATCTCCACACAAACTCATGAATAAAGGTTatttcagtgttaaaaaaagaagTTCATTCCATGGACAAAAtgtaatgattttataaatttttggtaGCTTCATTTCAAAGGCAAAGAAAACATCATGTGCATTTGGAGAATAAGGAGGGACCGTCAGGACCAAACTACTTCATAATGGCTACCAACCATAACTAACAATTAATTTTTGTCTTTCTTGATGATTAAACGATGTCagattaatttaataaaatatatgcaTTTGCATAAAATTTGGTTGACCTAAGAAATCAAGTGTTTTTgttaaatgaaaacataatGATACATAACAAACATTTGGTTAGTTAATCAATGTAAGTTAATGTTTATAAATAGTATGTCATATGTACCCGTTGACATCTGTTTACATGTATtctgaattataaaaatatagaatattgtttaaaaaaaagataattatacAAGATTGGTGAACCTAATCCAGAAGACATCTACAAAAATTGATTCCCGACGCTAATCCATCGGCTGGTGACCCACTCATGACCCATCTGCATACTCcgaattatttcaaaaaaaaagaaaaaaaagacatttatttcccattataatttgtttgttcATTTCTACGCACTATGTTTGTCTATTCTACACATAACTAGATTTAACTCTCGTATGGGTGTTTGTGAAAGTCATTGAAAATAAGAAATCAAATGTGGAGTTTTACTTGAGTTTTTCATGTaggtaaataaaaacaaaacaaagaacataaaaagtaaaataatttaatttttggtcaGATGTCTCTctttacacacacacacatgaaaGATAGGTTATGTCTCCATGTGATGAATGTATATTTGTATctgcatatgtatatataagatgACGAAAGTTTCTTTGTGCCTATCaaaatcctaagctctctctcccTTTCGGTTATTACCTCTTGCCCACTTGGCCTCTCctttccctttcttcaccaaaTAACTTTCcattatatttatgtaaaatatctACAAATATAAACGTTTCCATTTCCCTCTCAAGAATCTCAAATATCTAGCTatcaaattttcatttcttGATACACAACAAGAAGATAAACACACACAAGCATCTAATTCAACAACCCCTTACACCTTAAAACAATGAAGACGCCGCGGCTTCTCGACCTAACGGCGGCGATAATTCTTCTCGTCTCTGTTGTCTCATCTCTGCCGCCGCTTGTTTCAGGCGACCCAGGGCGGCGAGTCAGCATGACACTGGTTCGAGGGGCCGCTGCGCTTGGTGCTTGTATGTCCTCGGTCTTTTCTCCTTTTCATTTGtcgtcttttcttttttttcttgaacatAATCATTTGTCGTgtacataatacatatattgttCTTAGTAAATTGAtggaaaaaaaagtttaaatatatcattttttgtTATGAGTTCACTATACTTTTAAACCGcatcatcattaaaattttaccaCTCTCGACTTGTTTCTATAGTCACTATCGTCTGGGTCATTAATTTGACTTTCCTCACgtcaatttgtttattttcttacatTTGGATTTATATgttttgctctttttttttaacttttgtagTTTGCTTGGACGGTAGCTTACCGGCTTATCACTTGGATAGAGGCTTCGGTGCTGGATCAAACAATTGGCTTTTGCAGTTTGAGGTAATTAGTTTTCATTACGTATTACTCTAGTCTGTTAAATGTTTCACATGTACACAAACCAGTTTTTAAATATTCTTAAAATGCTttagtttatttaaataatatttttaccaAGTCAGTAGCAGTGAATATTGAAATCAGGCAGCATTTGGTTaagaaattttcttttattgggCACTCCTTAATTTAGCTCACTTAAAGTATTGCTGTTGTAACCAACTCCATAGATAGGCAAAATTAATTGAATACAGCTAGCTAAGCATATAGAAGAATCACACATATTTACAGAGTAGTTGTTTCTAATAAGTgcctattttaaaaatattaatttagctcttaaaataaatttattaacgaTTTAACaatgattattttatatcaGATATTTGTTGGGTTATACGTTATAACTCTATTAGAATGAAACCAAGTGGCTGGCCACTACATAAGTCGATGCTAGTGATTAATTTCTACTAATCTCTTCCACACTTATAAAAAGAGTTGAGACATGTTCATGAACAAAACCTAGTACAGAGCCGTTTTAGTAACTTTAGAGCTGCATAGTGTCTCGAGCTAGTTGGATCGTGTCTCACGGCGCCTTACAACTTTATGACGCTCATCTATAACATTCTCTATTTCTCTCCATATATATTAATGCAAAGGTGGTTACAGGGAGGAGGATGGTGCAATGATATAGCATCATGCGTGGATAGATCAAAGACCCGTCGAGGCTCAACACGTTTTATGAGCAAAACCGCCGTCTTCACTGGAATCTTGAGCGATAACGCCTCTTTAAATCCAGGTCATTCTTGTATAACAAATCAATTATATTACGAATATATAAAGCCaatctattaaatattttattaaggaaCATGTTTGCTTGTGGTTATGGTCACTTTCACGTGATGGTTCAAATGTTTCTGTAAAATTCAGCTttcctttaataaaatatacagatataaataataactttGGCTTTGTTCTCCTTATTTGCTTTTATCTTTGTCCCCTTCCTTACGAGCACACACACGTATCGTATAGACTTTATTTTAAAGGCTTCACGTATCGTATACACATTATGATAactaattgattttatttattacaagtATAGCTGCACATTGGTTGGACTGCACattatactatttttatattataatgtaTACAAATTTTTATATCAGATTTTTACAACTGGAACAAAGTCAGGCTAAGGTATTGCGATGGAGCTTCGTTTGCGGGAGATGCACAATTTCGCAACGGGGTAAATATATCTAAACTACTCGTTTCTCGCTCGAAATAATTTTTTGCTTTCTTAAACCGGTTTCAATAACAGGAAAACGTACCAAACGATCTGGTTTGTGAGTGGTTAATTACTGATATTTTATCCAACTGGATGTATTGACAGACGTCAATGCTTTATTTCAGAGGACAGCGTATATGGAAGGCCATCCTTCTTGACCTTCTACCCAAAGGCTTAGCAAAAGCCCGCAAGGTAAACAAATTTACAGTCCCGGTTTGGTTCGGTATTTCGATTGAGTTTCACTAACTAACTTTATGCTTTCTAACTAACCATCAATCGAGGATAATTTTAAGATATTCATTCTTTTGGCTTGAATTGCTTGGTAGACtacattattaatgtgtttTACTAGttaattttacaaatataacCGGTACATAGGCTCTTCTGACCGGTTGTTCAGCTGGTGGTTTGTCGACGTTTTTGCATTGCGACAACTTCAAGAACTATCTTCCAAGAACCGCCAACGTTAAGTGCATGAGGGACGCTGGATTCTTTCTTGACGCGTAAGTGTTCTTGAccagatatattttttaaatctctGGTCTATACGGTAACCGAATCGGTTTACCAACATATATGGTTTATCTTGGTTTAACAGAATCGATGTAGCAGCAAACCGGACAATGAGATCTTTCTACACTAAGCTTGTGTCTTTACAGGTATACACTGGAGATCCAACTCTTGTCTCTTGCTATCAAGttttcaaaccttttttttctgattttcttGAATTATGTGGAATAAACTCTGTAGGGTATACAAAAGAACCTTGATCCAAACTGCACACGAGCGTTCTATCCCGAACCATCTCTGGTACAATCCGAAATATCAAATATACGAACTCATGTTACGAAGTTAAACCTCTAATTTACATTAAAATCTTCAATTTTGCAGTGCTTTTTCCCGCAATATGCGTTGAGATTCATTAGAACACCAATGTTCATCTTAAACTCAGCCTACGATGTCTTCCAGGTTTCTTTCTTTATACTCTCTAGACTAGTTAACTCTACCATGAGCTGGTAAGTCTTTAGTAATATTACACTTGCCATCTTAAACTCAAccggtttatatattttacacttGTTAAAACAGTTCCATCATGGGCTTGTACCACCTTCTGCTGACTTAACTGGGCGTTGGAAGCGCTGCAAGCTTAATGTGACGGCATGTAATCCACACCAGCTCGATGCACTCCAAGGTTTTAACCCAATTGGTACAATGTAAATAGATAACCGGTAGAAATAAGAACTAAACCGAAATATcggttttttcttttgtaggGTTTAGGACAGACATGTTGGGAGCATTAATGAATTTCTTCAGAAATTCTACTAGAGGAGGGATGTTTATAAACTCATGCTTCGATCATTGTCAGAGTGCTTTACAGGAAACTTGGCTATCTCCCACTTCACCAAGGATCCATAATAAGGTATATACACTAAACCGAATTTCATTCTTGGTTTTCTGGTTCCGGTTTACAATAGTTTTTAACCGTGTCTGGTTTTGGTTTTAGACAATTGCTAGGACGGTCGGAGATTGGTATTTCGGGAGACGAAATGGAGCAAAAGAAATAGGTTGTCCATATCCATGTGATAAAACATGTCATAATCTGATTCCAACTTCTACTACAGCAGATTCTTTGGTAAATTTGGACATTTAACAGTCAATACAGTTTCAAGAGCAATACATTACTGTAAATATACGAATAATACTAAATTGAATTTGtaattatgtgttttttttttcttatctaagCCTCTTAGTGCTctcaaattttacattttattttgtgtgtAACATGAATATTCAGGTTCTTCATTTTAATGATTTGATTATGTAGCAATCAAGATGTGATAAAGAAGTCTAACTCTCCTTTTTTGTCATGTTTGTATGCTCAAGATTGCAGAAGCTGACACTAATCAAGATTACGATGATAGTCCAAATAGACAAATAAATCATTACAATAACAATAATACAATACCATTACATATATACAATGTTTCAAAAAGAATTATGTGTTAATTGATAAATTTCCACAATCCAGTTATACCAAATACcaacattaaaaaaactaaaattcgaAAATATCGTGTCTTTCACATTTATTAATCACGAACAAAAAACATTTGTgtattctgttttaatagaaaacAACAGAAAGAGTGAGACACAATTGAATTTATGAGTTAATACTATAGTGAATATTCCTACGTCTTAAACTCAAACTAATTTTAGAATAACTGTTAGGGTGGTGCACCTCATAATAGGAGATAGTTTCTCAATAgaaacattttattaaattttctaGAAACTAAATTAACAAGGGTCTCTTGTGCAATagttcaatttataaaaaaaataaatagttagAAGACTTTGCACAAAGAAAACACATTCGAGATCACACAGAAATCGACATATTATATAGGGTTTTCAAAATAACGAAGACTTTTCTTCATTATAATACTGTATGGCTTGCCCGCGGGCCTGGCCCATAGACCCAATGCGGGGCGGGATTGGACACAGATTTTACGGCCCGTTTGTTAGCGGGCCTCGCGGGTTATGCCCACAATGGTATTGGGCCGAAGCGGGACGCGTGACAATTGGGTGGCCCGCTTGAATTTTCTCATTTCGTCTCTTTGGTAACACCAACAAGAGCTTAGAGTAAACCAGAGATGATGATGGCGATTCTCATTTCCTCCAACCGGTAACCTAAACTCATTTACTTCAGTTGTGCCTCTTCCAGTTCGCTTTCAATCAATGAATCATATTTTCTCTTCAAGCTTTGCAATGTTGACCAGAACTCGTTCACTTTCTTTGTTACTCATCGTAGGGAAAAAagggtttttttttctgaagtgAGTGTGAGTAGAGACAAGAAATTCTACACAAAACTTGTTTTTTATTGTTGCTTTTCTAGAAACTTAATCATCGTTCTCGAATGTGAATTGTCTAAACTTTCCTTTTATTTATTGTCTTTGCTTGGTGGACCATTATAAATGTCAACGGGTTGAAAACTTGAAATGTGGTAGCGATTTGGATGTTTGAGAGATGTATAGTTAATATTAAGATGGACATCCAACTCGCTAGTGTGATAGAATATATGGAATCTTATATGGAATGCAGTTATTCAAGTGTAGTTTAAGTATCTTCTTAATCTTTTGGAAGAGTTGATAAAGTTCTAATAGACTGTGAATGTAATGCTTCTACATCGTTATCTCGGAAGATTTGAAATGTTGAGCGTCTTTTACAGTGTATGATTGAGTCTAGCCTTAGGCAGTTATAGTTTGCTATGAGGgtctttcttctttgtttctttgacATTAGCTACGTGATATAAAGCTTTTGTCTTGCTTTGGGACTTGATGTTAGCAGAAGCTTTTACTATTAGTTACAAAAGCTTGTGGTTCCTATTGAATTTACTTAGTGATGCCAaaactaatctttttttttttaacttgtatatatatatatcaacaggATTGTAGTAGGACAAGTTACTGTTTCTGGAGAACACCAATAGATACAATGTCTTATGCTACAAACGAGAGTCGAGACAATATTTGCAACTTAATGGATTTGATCAACCTGATAACTTATTGCTGTCTCGTTCTTCTTCCAAGTTCACAGGATTGGTCAAGCTTTGAAGATATGGGCCCGTGGGCCGACCCGCATACCCGTTGCTATAGTGCGGGTCGGGATTGGTCATAGGGTTCATGGTCCGCATCCCGCAGCGGTACGACCCGCAAAGACCCGACTGAAAATAGTACCACAGCGGGATGGGACAAATGGGTTGCGGGTAAGCCCAATTGCCATCTCTAATAATACACATTGACTTGTTTGAGTGGTAAGTCGATCTCCCTTGGTATacttagtttaaaaaatatatataactaagaTCTTCaccacaaaaaataataatacaaaaataactaaaaccATACATTTTACtcaattaaaaaaactttattaaaTTCTCAAAAACTCAGTTAAACACATATCCCTTGTGTTATAAagttaaactaaaataattaaaatattattgttagcAAATTTATATCTCTCATAATCATTTATGGGCTCTAATAAAGAAGTTGACATACATTTTGTAACAATATAAAACCGACTGTTAActcaactataaaaaaattattaaattctcAAGAAACTCCATTAACATATGTCTcttgtgttacaaaaaataaaataagataattaaaatattattgttagcAAATTTATATATCTCCCAATCATTTATGGGATCTAATAAAGAACTAGAcagaatttttttgtaattataagaCTATGACGGCCCGTAAATAAAAGGCCCAAGCCCAGCAGGTAAAGAGTGATCTTCGAAACTAGGGTTTTGTCTGAAGCTTCATTGCCTCGAGTTTATCAGTCGCTCTCTTTACCTCTTTGCATCCTTTTCTGCATCTTTTCTTCACCGGAGAACAGCAACCAGTAGTCATGGCTGAACAGGTTCGATCTCTTCGTTCTATATCTCTTTATTTAAACATTTCTTAAGAATATTCTAATTTGCAGACTGAGAAAGCTTTCCTCAAGCAACCCAAGGTCTTCCtaaggtaaaaagaaaaaaataatgaatctTTATCGTTGTACTTTAAGAGCTTGTCCTTAATATGATGATTATGTTACTGTTTCAGCTCGAAGAAATCTGGGAAAGGAAAGAGACCTGGTAAAGGTGGAAACCGTTTCTGGAAGAACATTGGTTTGGGTTTCAAGACTCCTCGTGACGCCATTGATGGTAGCTTCTAAGTTCTAATTATCCTTAAAGGAGAAAACTTTAGCATTCTTTCTCAGACATGTGTTGTCTTGTGGAACAGGAACTTACATTGACAGGAAATGCCCATTCACTGGAACTGTTTCAGTAAGAGGACGTATCTTAGCTGGTACTTGCCACAGTGCCAAGATGCAGCGAACCATCATCGTTCGTAGGAACTATCTCCATTTCGTCAAGAAGTATCAAAGGTACTAACTAACAACCTCTCTTCTTGatgaagattatatttttaataacctTATTTTGATCAGATATGAGAAGAGACATTCCAACATCCCTGCCCATGTCTCACCTTGCTTCCGTGTCAAAGAAGGTGATCATGTCATCATTGGCCAATGCAGGCCGTTGTCAAAGACGGTGAGGTTCAATGTGCTGAAGGTGATCCCAGCAGGTGCATCTGCATTTGCAAAGAAGGCATTCACTGGAATGTAAGAGTTTTTTTGAAGCTATGGAGTGTTCTTCtttgtttggttttgatttttggaATGTGTTGTTTGGTGTACTGATTCTCTAGAAATCTACCTACTCTTGTCATCTTAAATGTTTTCTTTGGTTTGGTACTTATCCCACTATATAAAAGCTACTAATTTTGGATGTTATAAAGGATGCCACATAGGCAAAATATTCTCAGCCATTCATTCTGCCACGTCACTGGTAACCCAGACCAACAAATCGTAATTGCAGCCCAGCCCGTTAACCGGTTTCGCTCACGAAATTGCTGTCTCCGTCTCTTTGCTGTTGGGCCAGATTAAAAAATTTTCCAGTCCATCCCATTACTTATTTCAACTgtcaaactattttcttttgcattttctattatttcagacaattttttatttcaactgTTTTCTATAACAATGTGCAAACCGCCTAAGTTCCCGCCCAAGATAACAAAACCCCCTCATTTCACACACAGTCCCTgtaaatttctataaaaaactaaattctACTATCAAACCCACCCAACAAATTTACTACTACCACCTATAATTATGGCCCGGCCTacttaaactttaaaaaaaaccatgacaatacttaaaaaaaacacaccCTAACTATGttcacttcaaaaaaaaaaaatttaaacaaaattgccaaaaaaatactaattctcATTCTTATCTATGTAACACATGCaccacaagatcaaagcaattaggACAACACTCTCGAACCTCATCCAATAATCGTTAGGATCCTTAGGGTCTGGCCcatcacaaatcacaaaaataaagatGCTTTCCTAGGGACAATTTTCATATGTCTTGACATCCAGGTTTgtctaaaattcatatttttaattattccaaCTATATTTCAAATGATTGCTTCTAACCACTAAACAGGAACAAAAAATAGAGGGGAAGGTACCTATTTCTACGTCTAACACAATGTACCAACGCTTCGAAGAAGGGAAAATTTatcacattagatattttaatctcCTCCCCAATAACCAACGTTACAGGCTTACCGATCAACCATACATAATCAATATCAAAGAAACAACAACTATTACACTGATTCAAGAAAACATTGCACCGATTCCTTCATACATATTCCGGCCACAACGCTACACCCAGTTGATCAGCTTAGCAAGTGAAACCAACTTCCtaccaggtaaaaaaaaaacaaaaactctctcacacaaaaataaatcctaatttttttccaaacaaCCAAATTATTCCTACAGATGTTGTTGGCCGCATTTGCCTCATCCAAGGAAGTGATTTATATAACCACTACACAGATTCAAAAATCATAATTGGATTACGTTTAGACAGGTACaaactttttattaagtaataattggtttacaactaaacaaaatctaatacaataattatttgtaGATCGAAATTGGTACGTCTAACTTTATGGGACAAGGAGGCATCTAATTTCAGGGAGTTAAATCGCATATCAACAAGGAAAAAACAAGTCGTAATCATCACAAGTATCATTCCACGGATACATGAaggtaataaactaaacataaacttTACAAAAAACTAAATGCTAACAAATATTTGCCTTTTTCAGAAAAACTATCACTCACAGCAACACCTGGAACGCGTTTCTACTTTAACAACGAAATTGATATCATTCAACGCTTccaaaagaggaataaactgCTATCTTAAGCCTCATAGCAAACACCACCAGTcaacttttaaaacatttacgTTACCACTTCCTACATCAATTAAATTGTCACACACAAAGATTATTTTCTCATTCAAATATCGAATTCctcaaaactatttattattcatacttacagttgtttttaaaaaaaaaatgatcaccGTTTCGAACTTCTCCCctgtataaaaaaacaaaacttaacttatcctttcagaaaccaaaaaacacacaattttaattcacctgatttttattaaacatgTAATCCGCGCGCAGCGCGGACGCCGGCCCTAGTCTCTATAAGAGTCCATTGCTTAGCTTAATCTTAAACAAGGACAGATATTCAATGATTTATCCTAATTGCTTATGAGTTTTGTATCTAAGTGATACATGTTGATCAAATGAAAAACAAGTTGGTGGATTTAAAGATGATCGTTTTACTGAACATCATAACACAATCATATGAGTCATATCCAAAAGTGAGACATATTCCAaatgtcagaaaaaaaaaactaagttcgaATGTAATGGCTTTTGGTTTAGAATAGTTTGGTGGCAAATAAGTATGAACTAGTTCACTAGCGCAACCATGATGAACCCAAGCACCGACTAATCGACCGAACAAATAATATGTGGGCCAGAATAATTATAGGCACAAAGGTGATGGGTCTTGAGATCTTTAggcaaaaagtaaaaaaa is a genomic window of Brassica napus cultivar Da-Ae chromosome A2, Da-Ae, whole genome shotgun sequence containing:
- the LOC106425690 gene encoding pectin acetylesterase 9-like; this translates as MKTPRLLDLTAAIILLVSVVSSLPPLVSGDPGRRVSMTLVRGAAALGAFCLDGSLPAYHLDRGFGAGSNNWLLQFEGGGWCNDIASCVDRSKTRRGSTRFMSKTAVFTGILSDNASLNPDFYNWNKVRLRYCDGASFAGDAQFRNGTSMLYFRGQRIWKAILLDLLPKGLAKARKALLTGCSAGGLSTFLHCDNFKNYLPRTANVKCMRDAGFFLDAIDVAANRTMRSFYTKLVSLQGIQKNLDPNCTRAFYPEPSLCFFPQYALRFIRTPMFILNSAYDVFQFHHGLVPPSADLTGRWKRCKLNVTACNPHQLDALQGFRTDMLGALMNFFRNSTRGGMFINSCFDHCQSALQETWLSPTSPRIHNKTIARTVGDWYFGRRNGAKEIGCPYPCDKTCHNLIPTSTTADSLVNLDI
- the LOC106404452 gene encoding 40S ribosomal protein S11-3 encodes the protein MAEQTEKAFLKQPKVFLSSKKSGKGKRPGKGGNRFWKNIGLGFKTPRDAIDGTYIDRKCPFTGTVSVRGRILAGTCHSAKMQRTIIVRRNYLHFVKKYQRYEKRHSNIPAHVSPCFRVKEGDHVIIGQCRPLSKTVRFNVLKVIPAGASAFAKKAFTGM